One Mycolicibacter sp. MU0083 DNA window includes the following coding sequences:
- a CDS encoding SDR family NAD(P)-dependent oxidoreductase, which translates to MLSNHPSTLPDGRIPVLISAHARDLVAAEAGGLLAFLRTRPAGVAEVAQTLRATRPVRRYRAVIRARDTAELVDGLDAVYRGAEHPLVVRSHHPEPARIAFVFPGQGNQWPGMGAELFGIAAYRAEADRCHDAFLRAGHASPLGYLRGTDDTDPVVVQGAQFTHAAALAATWRHYGVLPDITVGHSLGELAAAYTAGVVDLDAAVAVVAARARLTDSLADAASVRFGMAMIAVSAAAAEDLIAETPGWLELSVVNGSESVVVSGELAAVQQILQRAGRRGVFARELPVRYPAHTSALEPLREQLIGQLPDAQFHSAPVEFIGSVHGGPIPPETTFAQYWFDNLRRQVRFDLATAATTAGGATTFIEMSAHPTLLVALGDATGVARALGSTDRDRPAGEALAANIAAAAIADPGYRWRDFTAADPPARLRHFPHAPMHTGKLWAGTETASSRHHTPVTLIERWLPVTAPDQHPGRVALLDYTGHSPDLTADLTAALHAVDADVVDPADAEHLLLIAPPADTVEIVAAATEFAGYAAAQRSTVPGPNVRRVWLITRDAESIDGEPAPRPTAAALAALHRSIGFDYPDQTFAHLDLPGRPAIADLGAAVGALGLADTEIAVRAGRPAVRRFVTAPGTTTAPAIPETVVISGGTGAIGMAYADYCARHGARDIVLLSRSGGTDTTAGRLDALRTRTGASISVLRCDLTDEASVASAVAQYRPVPAGLLVHTASAEAVAAAEITDPAVREAFGAKVIGLDNLVRHWPLLDDARVQVCSSVLALWGGSGHGLYAAANRMADVLVGRLRAQGRNADSIRWGLWRRVAVVAGEEKDRIARTGLTPMPPDAAIIAGLAAAPGDPAILTADFDRLAVFFDSQGVPSPFEESPSAVPAGAADTDLPIDAVVAAELTAVLGLASADDIDMHCAMVDLGLDSLLALDLRKRLGRVTGKRVALGPLLAGMTGAQLTDTLRDDAAPVGRPERTVFTHD; encoded by the coding sequence GTGCTGAGCAACCATCCGAGCACCCTGCCCGACGGCCGGATCCCCGTCCTGATCTCGGCGCATGCCCGCGACCTGGTGGCCGCCGAGGCCGGGGGACTGCTGGCATTCCTGCGCACCCGACCGGCCGGGGTAGCCGAGGTCGCCCAGACACTGCGGGCGACCCGCCCGGTACGCCGCTATCGCGCGGTGATCCGTGCCCGCGACACCGCCGAACTGGTCGACGGCCTGGACGCCGTCTACCGCGGCGCGGAACATCCGCTGGTGGTCCGCTCGCATCACCCCGAGCCCGCACGCATCGCGTTCGTCTTCCCCGGCCAGGGCAATCAGTGGCCGGGGATGGGAGCCGAGCTGTTCGGCATCGCCGCCTACCGCGCCGAAGCCGACCGCTGCCACGACGCGTTCCTGCGCGCCGGCCACGCGTCACCGCTGGGCTACCTGCGCGGCACCGATGACACAGACCCCGTGGTGGTCCAGGGTGCCCAGTTCACCCACGCCGCGGCGCTGGCCGCCACCTGGCGGCACTACGGCGTGCTGCCCGACATCACGGTGGGGCACAGCCTCGGCGAGCTCGCCGCCGCCTACACCGCGGGCGTGGTGGACCTCGACGCGGCCGTCGCCGTGGTGGCGGCCCGGGCACGGCTGACCGACTCGCTGGCCGATGCCGCGTCGGTTCGATTCGGCATGGCGATGATCGCGGTGAGCGCAGCCGCCGCCGAGGACCTGATCGCCGAAACCCCCGGCTGGCTGGAGCTGTCGGTGGTCAACGGCTCCGAATCGGTGGTGGTCTCCGGTGAACTGGCGGCGGTGCAACAGATTCTGCAGCGCGCGGGTCGCCGTGGTGTGTTCGCGCGTGAACTGCCGGTGCGCTACCCCGCTCACACCAGCGCCCTGGAACCGCTGCGCGAACAACTGATCGGTCAACTTCCCGACGCGCAATTCCACAGTGCACCGGTGGAATTCATCGGCTCGGTCCACGGCGGTCCGATCCCGCCCGAGACCACGTTCGCGCAGTACTGGTTCGACAACCTGCGCCGCCAGGTCCGGTTCGATCTGGCGACCGCCGCCACCACCGCGGGCGGTGCCACCACGTTCATCGAGATGTCGGCGCACCCCACCCTGCTCGTCGCACTCGGCGATGCCACCGGTGTCGCACGGGCGCTCGGCAGCACCGACCGCGACCGGCCGGCCGGCGAAGCACTCGCCGCCAATATCGCCGCGGCGGCCATCGCCGACCCCGGTTACCGCTGGCGGGATTTCACCGCCGCAGACCCGCCGGCGCGGCTGCGCCACTTCCCGCACGCGCCGATGCACACCGGAAAACTGTGGGCCGGTACCGAAACAGCATCGTCGCGACACCACACCCCGGTGACGCTGATCGAACGCTGGCTGCCGGTCACCGCGCCCGATCAGCACCCCGGGCGGGTCGCGCTGCTCGACTACACCGGCCACTCGCCGGACCTGACCGCCGACCTGACGGCGGCATTGCACGCCGTCGACGCCGACGTGGTGGACCCGGCCGACGCCGAACATCTGCTGCTGATCGCCCCGCCCGCCGACACCGTGGAGATCGTCGCGGCCGCCACCGAATTCGCCGGATATGCCGCCGCTCAGCGCAGCACGGTTCCCGGACCGAACGTGCGGCGGGTGTGGCTGATCACCCGCGACGCGGAGAGCATCGACGGCGAACCGGCTCCGCGCCCGACCGCCGCCGCCCTGGCGGCGCTGCACCGCAGCATCGGATTCGACTACCCGGACCAGACGTTCGCGCACCTGGACCTACCCGGGCGGCCCGCCATCGCGGACCTGGGCGCCGCAGTCGGGGCGCTCGGGTTGGCCGATACGGAGATCGCGGTGCGGGCCGGCCGGCCCGCGGTGCGTCGGTTCGTCACGGCACCGGGCACCACGACGGCTCCCGCGATCCCGGAGACCGTGGTGATCAGCGGCGGCACCGGCGCCATCGGAATGGCCTACGCGGACTACTGCGCCCGACACGGCGCCCGCGACATCGTTCTGCTCAGCCGCAGCGGCGGCACCGACACCACCGCCGGCCGGTTGGATGCGCTGCGCACGCGCACCGGAGCAAGCATCAGCGTGCTGCGATGTGATCTCACCGACGAGGCGTCGGTCGCCTCCGCGGTCGCACAGTATCGACCGGTCCCGGCCGGGCTGCTGGTACACACCGCGTCGGCCGAAGCAGTCGCGGCGGCGGAGATCACCGATCCGGCGGTCCGGGAAGCGTTCGGCGCCAAGGTGATCGGACTGGACAACCTGGTGCGGCACTGGCCGCTGCTCGACGACGCCCGGGTACAGGTGTGTTCGTCGGTGCTGGCGTTGTGGGGCGGTTCGGGCCACGGACTCTACGCGGCGGCCAACCGGATGGCCGACGTCCTGGTGGGACGACTGCGGGCACAGGGCCGCAACGCCGACTCGATCCGCTGGGGCCTGTGGCGCCGTGTGGCCGTGGTCGCCGGCGAGGAGAAAGACCGGATCGCCCGGACCGGTTTGACCCCCATGCCGCCGGACGCCGCGATCATCGCGGGGCTGGCGGCCGCGCCCGGCGATCCGGCGATCCTGACCGCAGACTTCGACCGGCTCGCGGTGTTCTTCGACAGCCAGGGCGTGCCTTCGCCGTTCGAGGAATCGCCGAGCGCGGTACCGGCCGGTGCCGCCGACACCGATCTGCCGATCGACGCGGTGGTGGCCGCAGAACTCACGGCGGTGCTGGGTCTGGCGAGCGCCGACGACATCGATATGCACTGCGCCATGGTCGATCTCGGCCTGGATTCGTTGCTGGCACTGGACCTGCGCAAGCGCTTGGGCCGCGTGACCGGTAAACGGGTGGCGCTCGGCCCGCTACTGGCCGGCATGACCGGAGCCCAGCTGACGGACACCCTGCGCGACGACGCAGCGCCGGTCGGGCGACCCGAAAGGACTGTATTCACCCATGACTGA